TCGAAATCGCCCGCGCCCTCGCCAGCGAACCCGGTCTGCTGCTGCTGGACGAACCCACCGCCGGCATGAACCCCCAGGAAACCCGCGCCACCCAGGACCTCGTCCTCGCCATCCGCGCACAAGGCACCGCCGTCCTCGTCATCGAGCACGACATGCGCTTCATCTTCAACCTCTGCGACCGCGTCGCCGTCCTCGTCCAAGGACAAAAGCTCGTCGAAGGCACCGCGGAAATCGTCCAGGCCGACGAACGCGTCATCGCCGCCTACCTCGGCACACCGGTCGACGGCATGCCGGCCCCGGACGACCCCACGGACACGGCGCCCCCCACAGACACGGCGACCCCGACGGACACGGCCCCCACCCCGAAAGCAGCCACCACCCCCGACGCGGCAGGAGAACCCGACGCGGCAGACGGGGCCGCCCCGCCGGACGAGCCGGCCCAGGGACAGACCGGAGACACCCCATGACCGCACTGCTCGAAGTCGAGGACCTACGCGTCGCCTACGGCAAGATCGAAGCCGTCAAAGGCATCTCGTTCTCCGTCGAAGCCGGCCAGGCCGTCACCCTCATCGGCACCAACGGCGCGGGCAAAACCACCACCCTGCGCACCCTCTCCGGCCTCCTCAAACCCCTCGCCGGCAAGATCACCTTCGACGGCGAACCCCTCAACGGCGTCCCCGCCCACAAGATCGTCGAGCGCGGCCTCGCCCACTCCCCCGAAGGCCGCCGTCTCTTCCCCCGCCTCACCCTCGCCGAAAACCTCAAGCTCGGCGCCTTCCTCCGCAAAGACGCCGACGGCATCGAGAAAGACATCCAACGCGTCTACGAACTCTTCCCGATCCTCGGCGAACGCAGCAAACAAGCCTCCGGCACCCTCTCCGGCGGCGAACAGCAAATGCTCGCCATGGGCCGTGCCCTGATGTCCCGCCCCAAACTCCTCATGCTCGACGAGCCCTCCATGGGCCTCTCCCCGATCATGATGCAGAAGATCATGGAAACCATCCGCGAACTCCGCTCCCAAGGCACCACCATCCTCCTCGTCGAACAGAACGCCCAGGCCGCGCTCTCCCTCGCCGACCAAGGACACGTCATGGAAATCGGCCGCATCGTCCTCTCCGGCAGCGGCCCCTCCCTCCTCCACGACGAATCCGTCCGCAAGGCCTACCTCGGTGAGGACTGACCCGCACCCGCACCGACGCGAGCGGCCCCGCACCGATGAAGATCGGTACGGGGCCGCTCGCACGCTCAGGACGAGCCAGGCTGCTGCCGGCTACTGGTCCTTCTGCTGCTTCTTCTCCTCGGCGTCCTCGATGACCGCCTCGGCAACCTGCTGCATCGACAGCCGGCGGTCCATCGACGTCTTCTGGATCCACCGGAACGCAGCCGGCTCCGTCAGCCCGTACTGCGTCTGGAGAATGCTCTTCGCCCGGTCCACCAGCTTCCGGGTCTCCAGCCGCTGCGTGAGGTCCGCGACCTCCTGCTCCAGCGTCCTCAGCTCGGTGAACCGGCTCACCGCCATCTCGATCGCCGGAACCACATCGGTCTTCGAGAACGGCTTCACCAGATACGCCATCGCACCCGCGTCCCGGGCCCGCTCCACCAGCTCACGCTGCGAGAACGCGGTCAGCATCAGCACCGGCGCGATGCTCTCCTCGGCGATCTTCTCGGCCGCCGAGATGCCGTCCAGCACCGGCATCTTCACATCCAGGATCACCAGATCGGGACGGTGCTCCCGGGCCAGCTCCACGGCGGTCTGCCCGTCCCCGGCCTCGCCGACGACGGTGTAGCCCTCTTCCTCCAGCATCTCTTTGAGGTCGAGACGGATGAGGGCCTCGTCCTCGGCGATCACGACGCGCGTGGTCAGCGGCGGGACGTGCGACTGATCGTCATCGGCGACGGGCTGCTCGGGCTCGGCGGCGCTCACGGGACTCCTCATTCCAGGCAGGTGGTGCCATTGCAGCCTACCTAGAGGCGGCCATAGTGATGCACACGGTAGGGTGTCTCTCGCAACCGGCCCGGTTGGTGGAACTGGTCAGACACGCGGCTCTCAAACAGCCGTGCCCTTGGGCATGTGGGTTCGAATCCCACACCGGGCACCCTTGAACAAGCGGAACTCCACCTTCGCGTGGTTCGCACGAATTTTCGCCCCACACTCATGAAGCGTCACGCACAGTGATGTCATGAACTTCCACGGCACAGATGTGCGCCGCAACGCAATCGCCCAGCTCCGCGCGGGAGCAAGGAACGCGGACGTGGCCCGCGCGTTGGGCCTCCCCCTCGGCACCGTCGGCTATTGGCTGCACATGGACCGCGCGCGACGCGGAGAGTGCCCAGGTGCCCACAACCCGAAATGCCCGCGGTGCGACGGACGCGAACTCGACGAGCTGGCGTACTCCTACCTCCTGGCCCTCTACCTCGGCGACGGCCACATCATCCAGTACTCCACACATCGGGTGCCGAGCCTCATGATCGCGTGCGGCGACGTCTGGCCGGGTCTCATGGACGCCTGCGAAGCCGCGATGCGAGCGGTCTTCCCCGACAACTCCGTGTGCCGGGTCCGACGGACCGGCTGCCACAACGTGAAGGTCTACTCGAAGCACTTATGGTGCCTGTTTCCCCAGCACGGTCCCGGAAAGAAGCACGACCGGCCGATTGTGCTGGAACCCTGGCAGCAGCGGATCGTGGACGACTATCCCTGGGAGTTCATCCGCGGACTCATCCACTCCGACGGCTGCCGCATCACCAACTGGACGACCAGGATGGTGGGCGGTGAGCGCAAGCGGTACGAGTATCCGCGGTACTTCTTCACCAACAAGTCCGATGACATCCGGCGGCTCTTCTCGGACACCCTCACGAAGGTCGGCGTCGAGTGGACCGTCCTTGCCCGCGGCAGCGACCCGTTCAACATCTCCGTGGCCCGCAAAAGCTCCGTCGCCCTCATGGACCGACACATCGGGCCGAAGTACTGACAGGGACGGCAGTCAGGTACCTCGGCCCAGCGGAATCGCGGTGCGGGTGGGGCTACTTCGGGGAGTCGTCCTCGCCGATGTGGTGGACGCGGACGAGGTTGGTGGAGCCGGGGACGCCGGGCGGGGAGCCGGCGGTGATGATGACGACGTCGCCCTTCTGGCAGCGGCCGATCTTGAGGAGCTGCTCGTCGACCTGGGCGACCATCTCGTCGGTGGAGTTGACGGTCGGGCCGAGGAAGGTTTCCACGCCCCAGCTGACGTTGAGCTGGGAGCGGGTGGCCGGGTCGGGGGTGAAGGCCAGGAGCGGGATGGGCGAGCGGTAGCGGGAGAGGCGGCGGACGGTGTCGCCGGACTGGGTGAAGGCGACGAGGAACTTGGCGCCGAGGAAGTCGCCCATGTCGGCGGCGGCGCGGGCGACGGCGCCGCCCTGGGTGCGGGGCTTGTTGGCCTCGGTGAGCGGCGGGAGGCCCTTGGCGAGGAGGTCTTCCTCGGCGGCCTCGACGATGCGGCTCATCGTCTTGACGGTCTCGGTCGGGTATTTGCCGACGCTGGTCTCACCGGAGAGCATGACGGCGTCGGTGCCGTCGATGACGGCGTTGGCGACGTCGGAGGCTTCGGCGCGGGTGGGGCGGGAGTTGTCGATCATCGAGTCGAGCATCTGGGTGGCGACGATGACCGGTTTGGCGTTGCGCTTGGCCAGCTTGATGGCGCGCTTCTGGACGATCGGGACCGTTTCGAGGGGCATTTCGACGCCGAGGTCGCCGCGGGCGACCATGATGCCGTCGAAGGCGGCGACGATGTCGTCGATGTTGTCGACGGCCTGGGGCTTTTCGACCTTGGCGATGACGGGGAGGAAGCGGTCTTCTTCACGCATGATGCGGTGGACGTCTTCGATGTCGCGGCCGCTGCGGACGAAGGAGAGGGCGATGAGGTCGGCGCCGTAGCGCAGGGCCCAGCGGAGGTCGTCCTGGTCCTTTTCGGAGAGGGCGGGGACGGAGACGGCGACACCGGGGAGGTTGAGGCCTTTGCGGTCGGAGACCATGCCGCCTTCGATGACCTTGGTGCGGACGCGGGGTCCGTCGACGCCGGTGACTTCGAGGGTGACTTTTCCGTCGTCGACGAGGATGCGTTCGCCGGTGGTGACGTCGGCGGCGAGGCCGTTGTAGGTGGTGCCGCAGATCTGGCGGTCGCCTTCTACGGCGGGTTCCACGGTGATGGTGAACTCGTCGTCGCGTTCGAGAAGTACAGGGCCTTCGCGGAATCGGCCGAGTCGGATCTTCGGGCCTTGAAGGTCGGCGAGGATGCCGACGCTGCGGCGGGTTTCTTCGGATGCTTTGCGGACCCGGTCGAATCGTGCCTCGTGGTCGGCGTAGGTGCCGTGGCTGAGGTTGAAGCGGGCAAGGTCCATTCCGGCGTCGACGAGGGCTTTGATCTGCTCGTACGAGTCGGTGGCGGGTCCCAGTGTGCAGACAATCTTTGCTCGGCGCATGTTTCGACTCTATGACTTACCGGGCGGTAGGGAAGTGTAAGAAAGTGACTGCTCAACGAGCGCTTGATGAAAGGCTGTTGACAAGTAATGGAATGCGCACGGAGGCGCTCTGATGAGCGGAATTTCATCCTTGCGCGCGGTGGTCTCAGAGTGCGGGACGGGTCATCGTAAAGCGTGCGTTGACATTGGCGTAGACGGCTTGGCGTTGGGGTTCGAGATCGAGGGCGGGGGCGGATTCCTGGACGGGGGCGCCGCCGTATCCGCGGTGGGAGGCCATGGCGGGGGCTGCCATGGGGGCGGTGTTCTCGGCGCCGAGGTCGGCGATTTCCAGGAGGGCGTCGAGGCGGGCGCCGAGGGCTTCGGCGTATTCGCGGGCGCGCTGGACGGCTTCGCGGACGGCTTGGGTGCGGGCGTCGCGGTGGGCGGGTGAGTCGGGGCGCAGGGCCCACCAGGGGCCGTCGACGCGGGTGAGGTCGAGGTCGGCGAGGCGGGTGGTGAGTTCGCCGAGGGTGGTGAAGTCGTTGAGGGTGGCGGTGTGGGTGACGCGTCCGTGGTAGGCGCGGATGCGTTCGTGGCGGCCTTTTTCGGTGAGCTGGGGGGTGAGGCTGAAGGTGCCGGTTTCGAGTTTTTCGAGGGCGTCGCCGTAGCTCTTGATGAGGGTGAGGGCTTGTTCGTTGCGGCGGGTGAGGTCGGTGAGGGCGGCGGTGCGGTCGGTGCCGCGGGCGCTGATGGTGACGGCGATGCGGGCGATTTCGGGGTCGACTTCGAGGCGGGCTTCGCCGCGTACGGCGAGGCGGGGGGTGTCGGGGGTGCCGTACGGGAGGGCGGTCGGGGTGGTGCCGGTGGTGGGGACGGCGGGGGTGGGGGTGTCGTCGGTGGGGTTGCTCATGGGGGCTCCCGGGTTTGGGGGTCGGGGTGCGGTGCGGTGGGTCGGCGGTGTGCGGGTGCGGGTGCGGGTGCGGGTGCGGGTGGTGCAGGGTCGCATATCGGGGCGGGTGCGGGTGGGGCATCCGGGGGGGGAACTGGTGAGGGGTGTCGCGTGGGGGTTGGCTGCGCCAGAATCTACGCGCGTTGTCCTTCTGTGTGGCGGCGCTCATCCGCGTTTGTTGGCGTTCATCCAAGGGAGTTGGCATGTCGCTCGACCGTAGGAAGTTCTTGGGGCGTTCCGTGGTGACGGGGGCCGGGGTGGCGCTTTCGGGTGCTGCGGGAGTGCCTGCGGCCCAGGCCGTGGCGGCGCGGGGCCCGGGGCGGCACGGTCACCGGCGCGAGCGGTACGCCTTCACGGTCATGGGCACGACGGATCTGCACGGCAGTGTCTTCAACTGGGACTACGCCACGGACGCGGAGTTCGACGATGCGGCGCACAACGACGTGGGCCTGGCGAAGATTTCGACGCTGGTGGACGGGGTGCGCCGGGAGAAGGGCCGGCGCAACACGCTGCTGATCGATGCGGGTGACACGATTCAGGGGACGCAGTTGGCGTATTACTACGCCAAGGTGGATCCGATTACGGGTCCGAACGGGCCGGTGCATCCGATGGCGCGGGCGATGAATGCGATCGGCTATGACGCCGCGGCGCTTGGGAATCACGAGTTCAATTACGGCATTCCGGTGCTGCGGAAGTTCGAGGAGAGCTGTGATTTTCCGCTGCTGGGGGCGAATGCGGTGGATGCGAAGTCGCTGCGGCCGGCGTTTCGGCCGTATGTGCTGAAGCGTTTGCGGTCACCGCGCGGGCGGGAGGTGACGGTGGCGGTACTGGGTTTGACGAATCCCGGTATCGCGATCTGGGACAAGGCTCATGTGCAGGGGAAGCTGGCGTTTCCGGGGCTGGTGGAGCAGGCGGCGAAGTGGGTGCCGAAGCTGCGGTCGATGGGCGCGGATGTGGTGTTCGTGGCGGCGCATTCCGGGATGAGCGGTACGTCGTCGTACGGGGATCAGTTGCCGTATGTGGAGAATGCGGCGGCGTTGGTTGCGGAGCAGGTGCCGGGGATCGATGCGATTTTGGTGGGGCATGCGCATGTGGAGGTTCCCGAGCGGCGGGTGGTGAACAAGAAGTCGGGCCGGGAGGTGGTGTTGTCGGAGCCGTTGAAGTGGGGACAGCGGCTGACGCTTTTCGATGTGGTGGTGGAGTGGCGTCGGGGCCGTTGGGAGGTGGGGTCGGTCGGTTCGCGGGTCTTGAATTCGAATGCGGTGGCGGAGGATGCGCGGATCACGCGTCTGCTGCGGGCGGAGCACCGGAAGGTCGTGGCGTATGTGAACCGGGTGATCGGCCGGTCGAAGGCGGAGATGACGGCGGCCGAGGCTCCGGTGAAGGACACGCCGATTTTGGACTTCATTGCGTTCGTGCAGGCGGAGGTGGTGCGCAAGGCGCTTGCGGGGTCGGCGTATGCGTCGCTTCCGGTGTTGTCGCAGGCGTCGTGCTTCTCGCGTACCGCGAAGGTGCCGGAGGGGGATGTGACGATCCGGTCGATGGCGGCGCTGTATCCGTTTGACAACACGCTGGAGGCACGGGTGTTGACGGGTGTGCAGGTGCGGGCGTATTTGGAGTTCTCGGCGCGGTATTACGTGCAGACGGCGGCGGGTGGCGGTCCGGTGGATCCGTCGAAGGTCACGAACGCGGAGGGTACGCCGGATTACAACTATGACGTGGTGAGCGGTGTCTCGTACGAGATCGATATCGCGAAGCCGGCGGGGCGGCGGATCGGGAAGCTGATGTTCGACGGGAAGCCGCTGGATGATGCGGCGCGGTTCGTGCTGGCGGTGAACAATTACCGGGCGAGTGGTGGCGGTAATTTCCCGCATGTGGCGGCTGCGGAGCAGGTGTGGTCGACGTCGGACGAGATCCGCAATCTGATCATCGGGTGGGTGCAGGAGAGCGGGCAGATCGATCCTGCGCAGTTTGCTTCGGTGGACTGGAAGTTGACGCGGGACGGGGTGCCGGTGTTCTGAGTCCGGCCGGTCATGAGGGGCGGCGGGGGGTGCCGCCGGGGGTGGCCTTGGTCCCTCGTGGGTCCGCGGCTCCCCCGGGCCCCGGGGTGCGGCGCCTCCGCGCGAAGTGGTCGTGGCTGCGGGGCGCGCGGTGCGGGTCAGCGGCGGGGGACGAGGGTGGAGCCCTGGCGGGGGACCATGCCGGTGCGTCCCGTCGACGGGTGGGGGAGGCCGAAGGTGGTGAAGGCGGTGCGGGTGGGGAGGGGGTAGGGGGTGTTGTCGGTGAGGGAGTTGAGGATGGTGGCGCTGCGCCAGGCGGCGAGGCCGAGGTCGGGGGTGCCTACGCCGTGGGTGTGGGTTTCGGCGTTCTGGACGTAGACCGAGCCGGTGACGGCGGGGTCGAGGACGAGGCGGTGCTGTGCGTCGATGCGGGGGCGTGCGCCGGAGTCGCGGCGCAGGTAGGGGTCGATGGCGGCGAGCAGGGTGTCGATGCGGCGTTCGCGGTAGCCGGTGGCGAGGATGACGGCGTCGGTGGTGAGGCGGGAGCGGGTGCCTTGCTGGGTGTGGTCGAGGTGGAGTTCGACCTTCGTGGTGCCGACGCGGCCTGCGGTGCGGACGAAGACTCCTGGGGTGAGGGTGGCGTCGGGCCAGCCGCCGTCGAGGGTGCGGCGGTAGAGCTCGTCGTGGATGGCGCCGAGGGTGTCGTGGTCGATGCCTTTGTGGAGCTGCCATTGGGCGGGGAGGAGGTCGTCGCGGACGCGTTCGGGGAGGGCGTGGAAGTAGCGGGTGTAGTCGGGGGTGAAGTGTTCGAGGCCGAGTTTGCTGTATTCCATGGGCGCGAAGGCGGGGGTGCGGGCGAGCCAGTGGAGGCCTTCGCGTCCTGCGGGGCGGGCGCGGAGCTGGTCGAGGAAGATTTCGGCGCCTGACTGGCCGGCTCCGATGACGGTGAGGTGGTCGGCGCCGAGCAGGCTTTCGCGGTGGTCGAGGTAGTCGGCGGAGTGGATGACGGGGACGGCGGGGGCTTCGGCGAGGGGGCGGAGCGGGACGGGGATGTGGGGAGTGGTGCCGATGCCGAGGACGAGGTTGCGGGCGTAGGTGCGGCCGAGGGCTTCGGCTTCGCCTTCGGGGTCGAGCTGGGTGTAGTCGACTTCGAAGACTTCGTGTTCGGGGTTCCAGCGGACGGCGTCGATCTGGTGGCCGAAGTGGAGGCTGGGGAGGTTTTCGCTGACCCAGCGGCAGTAGGAGTCGTATTCGGCGCGGTGGATGTGGAAGCGCTCGGCGAAGTAGAAGGGGAAGAGGCGTTCGCGCGTCTTGAGGTAGTTGAGGAAGGTCCAGGGGCTGGCGGGGTCGGCGAGGGTGACGAGGTCGGCGAGGAAGGGGACCTGGAGGGTGGCGCCGTCGATGAGGAGGCCGGGGTGCCACTGGAAGGCGGGGCGCTGGTCGTAGAAGGCGGTGCGCAGGGGGGTGACGGGGTGGGCGAGGGCGGCGAGGGAGAGGTTGAAGGGGCCGATGCCGATGCCGGCGAGGTCGAGGGGTGCGTCGGGGCTCGTGGTGTCGGTGGTGAGGGGCGCTTCGGGAGTGCTGCTCATCTGGGGGTGTGGCCTTCCACGAGTTTGAGGAGGGTGGTCAGGTCTCCGGGTTGGGTGTGGGGGTTGAGGAGCGTGGCTTTGAGCCAGAGGCCGGTGGGGGTGGTGGCGCGGCCGAGGACGGCCTGTCCGTCGGTGAGGAGGGTGCGGCGGATGGTGGCGAGGGTGGTGTCGTCGGCGCCGGTGGGGCGGAAGAGGACGGTGCTGAGCGCGGGGCGGGAGTGGAGCTCGTAGCGGGGGTGGGCCTCGATGAGGTCGGCGAGGGTCTGGGCGGCGGCGAGGGTGTGGTCGACGAGTTCGCCGAGGCCGTGGCGGCCGAGGGCCTTGAGGGTGACGGCGATTTTGAGGATGTCGGGGCGGCGGGTGGTACGCAGTGAGCGGCTGAGCAGGTCGGGGAGGCCGGCTTCGGTGTCGTCGTCGGCGTTGAGGTAGTCGGCCTGGTGGGCGAGGGGGGCCAGGGTGGCGGGGCCGGGGACTGCGAGGAGGCCGGCGGCGACGGGTTGCCAGCCGAGTTTGTGCAGGTCGAGGCCGACGGTGTGGGCGCGGGCGAGGCCGTGGAGTGCGCTGCGGTGGGTGTCGCTGAAGAGGAGGGCCCCGCCGTAGGCGGCGTCGATGTGGAAGCGGGCGCCGTGCTGGGCGGCGACGTCGGCGAGGTCGGCGAGGGGGTCGATGGCGCCGGAGTCGGTGGTGCCTGCGGTGGCGGTGAGGAGGACGGGCCCGGCGCGTCCGGCGAGGTTGGCGAGGCAGGTGTGGACGGTGTCGGGAGTGAGGATGCCGTCGGGGGTGGGGAGGGTGAGGGGTTGGGGGAGGCCGAGGAGCCAGGCGGAGCGGGGGATGCTGTGGTGGGCGTTGGCGCCGCAGACGATCTGGAGGGGGCGGGCGGGCCGGTGCGGGTCGGTCGCGGTGCCGGCGGGGGCGGCGGCTTCGCGGGCGAGGAGCAGGGCGAGCTGGTTGGATTCGGTGCCGCCGGTGGTGATCAGCGCGTCGGGGTCGGTGGCCTGGGGGTAGACCAGGGCGGCGAGTGCGCGGCTGGTGAGGGCCTCCAGTACGGAGGCGGCGGGGGCCTGGTCCCAGGAGTCCATGGAGGGGTTGAGGGCGCAGGCGGCGAGGTCCGCCGCGGTGGCGAGGGCGAGCGGCGGGCAGTGCAGATGGGCGGCGCAGTGGGGGTCGGCGGGGTCGGCGGCGCCGGCGGCGAGGGTGTGGACGAGGGTGCGCAGGGCGGCGTGCGGGCCGGTGCCGTGGTCGGGGAAGACGGGGTGGCAGGCGTCGCGTACGGCACGGGTGACGGTGTCGGGGCCGCCGGGCGGGAGGGGGCCGGCGCGGTCCTCGGCGCCGGTGGTGAGGGCGTCGAGGACGGTGTCGAGGAGGGGGCGGAGCGCGCGGGGGCCGTTGGTGCCGCCTGCGAGGGCGGTGCCGGCAGGGGGCACAGTCATCAATGTGCTCTTCTGTCAGGGGAGTTGGGGGCGTCGGGCTCAGGCAAACGAGCCCTTAGGCAGCCCTAAGTTACTTTCCCTGCACGCTGCGTATCCACTGGTCGTGGTCATACCACCCGTAAGTGGTACGGGTGTACCGCAGGTGTTCGGGTGCCGTCGCCCTGCCGGTCCGGCGGCACCCGCTGCGTGGGCCGGGGCGGATCCGCTGCGTCCCGCCCGCGCACCGGGCGGGACGTCGCGGACACCCCTCAGGCGTTCTCCGCCGCGGCGCGTACCTTCACCGCCCTGCGCAGGTCATCGAGCTGGTCGATGAGTTTGCGGCGCAGGGCGGGGGTCGGGTTGCCGTCGGTGAGGCAGGCCTCGCCGAGGTGGAGGGTGTGGTCCTCGACGAAGGGGGCGGGGAAGGCGTGGCGGCCGGCTGCTTCGGCGAGGGCGGGGCCGCGGGCGGCGGCGAGGGCGGGGACGTCGGTGAAGTAGCGGGCGACGTAGGGGCGGAGCAGGTCGAGCTGTTCGGGTGCCCAGAAGCCGCCGGCGGTGGCGGTGAAGAGGTAGTTGGAGAGCGCGGCCGGGCCGCCGGTGGTGAACAGGGCGTCCCAGGCGGCTTGTTTGGCGGCCGGGTCGGGGAGCGCGGCGTGGCAGCGGGCGGCGCCCTCGCGGCCGGTGGCACTGGGGTCGCGGGCGAGTTCGGCGTCGATGGCGGCGCGGAGTTCGTCGAGGGGTGCGGCGCCGAGGGTGGCGAGCCGGCCGAGGATGCGCCAGCGCAGTTCGGGGTCGAGGCGGGGGCCGCCGGGGACGCTGCCGTCGTCGAGCCAGTCCTGGATGCCTTCGGGGGTGGTGGCGCTGTCGATGAAGGCGCGGACGGCGGTGAGCCGCAGTCCGGCTTCGGAGCCGTGTTCGGGGCCTTCGGTGCGGCGGAGTATGTCGCGGCTGAGGGCGGTGAGGGTGGCGAGGGCGGTGTGGCGTTGGGTGCGAGGGAGGTAGCGGTCGGCGATCTGGGTGCGGGCGAAGGCGAGGACGCCTTGGACGAGGGCGAGGTCGGTTTCGTACGGGAGGTGGGCGCGGGCGGCGTCGAGGTAGGCGGTGGGGGCGAGTTCGCCGTCGCGGACCATGTCGCGGGCGGCGTTCCACACGACGGCGCGGGTCAGCGGGTCGGGGAGCCCGGACAGTGCGCCGAGGGCGGTGTCCCAGGAGACGGGGTCGAGGCGGACCTTGGCGTAGGTGAGGTCCTGGTCGTTGAGGAGGAGCAGGGCGGGGCGGCCGCCCGTGGCGGAGCGGGCGCCGTCGTCGGGGACGTCCCAGGTCAGCGGCTCGCGCGGGACGAGGCGGCCGGTGGTGGTGCGGTCGTGGTCGTAGCGGCCGATGGTGAGCCGGTGCGGGCGGGTGCCGTCCGGGCTTCCGGTCTGCTCGACGGACACGCTCCAGTTGCCGTCCGCGGCTTCCCGCACGACGGGGGTGAGGGTGTCGACTCCGGTGGTGCGCAGCCAGCGTTCGGCCCAGGCGTGGACGTCGCGGTCGGTGGCGCGGGCGAGCGAGTCGATGAAGTCGGCGAGGGTGGCGTTGGAGAAGCGGTGCCGGGCGAAGTGGTCGTTGATGCCGGCGAGGAAGTCCTTCTCCCCCATCCAGGCGACGAGTTGGCGCAGTGCGGAGGCGCCCTTGGCGTAGGAGATGCCGTCGAAGTTGAGGAGTGCGGAGGCGGTGTCGGGGACGTCCTCGGGGGCGGGGGCGACGGGGTGGGTGGAGGGGCGCTGGTCGGCGTCGTAGCCCCAGCCCTTGCGGGCGACGGCGAAGTCGGTCCAGGTGTCGGTGAAGCGCGTGGCTTCGGCCAGGACCTGGTAGCCCATGTATTCGGCGAAGGACTCGTTGAGCCAGATGTCGTCCCACCACTGGAGGGTGACGAGGTCGCCGAACCACATGTGGGCCATTTCGTGGGCGATGGTCACGCCGCGGGTCTGGCGTTCGGTGTCGGTGACGGCGGAGCGGAAGACGTATGCGTCGCGGAAGGTGACCAGGCCGGGGTTCTCCATGGCGCCGGCGTTGAACTCGGGGACGAAGGCCTGGTCGTAGGAGTCGAAGGGGTAGGGCTCTTCGAAGATCTGGTGGTAGCGGTCGAAGCAGCGGCGGGTGAGGTCGAGGATCTCGTCGGCGTCGGCGTCGAGGTGCGGGGCGAGGGAGCGGCGGCAGTGGATCCCGAAGGGCAGTCCGGCGTGTTCGGTGCGTACGGAGTGCCAGGGACCGGCGGCGACGGCGACGAGGTAGCTGCTGATGAGGGGGGTGGGGGCGAGGGTCCAGTGGCCGGGGTCGCGCTGGGTGGCGAGGCCGTTGCCGAGGACGGACCAGTCGGTGGGGGCGGTGACGGTGAGGGCGAAGACGGCCTTGAGGTCGGGCTGGTCGAAGGCGGCGAAGACGCGCTGGACGTCGTCCAGGAACAACTGGGTGTAGACGTAGCTCTCACCGTCGGCGGGGTCGGTGAAGCGGTGCATGCCCTCGCCGGTGCGGGAGTAGCGCATGGTGGCGTCCAGGCGCAGTTCGTGGGCGCCGGGGGCCAGGCCGGTGAGCGGGAGGCGGTTGTCGTCCAGGGCCGCGGGGTCGAGCGGGTGGCCGTCGAGGGTGACGGAGTGCAGCTCGGCGGGCCGGAGCTCGACGAAGGTGTCGCCGTCCGTGCGCGCGGTGAAGTGGATGACCGTACGGGAGCCGAACCGGTCCTCGCCCTGGGTGAGGTCGAGTGCGATGTCGTAACGGTGGACGTCGAGGAGTCGGGCTCGGGTCTGCGCCTCGTCGCGCTGTAGTGCGGGCATGCGTTCATGCTGCCGTACCGCCGGCGGGTGGTGCACGGGGGTTGGGACAGCCGGGGCTCCGAGGCCGTGGGGGCTTCTTGGTGGGGCGGGTGTCCTGTGGGAGGTGGGGGTGCGGCGGGGGCGGTGGGACAGCGGCCGGCGGCACCGCGGACGACAGCGGCCGCCTGAGGTACGCCGGCGGGCGCGTCAGCCGTTCCCCCCGCTGACCAGCGGCGGGTCGTTCGGATCCGGGATCTGCGTGGACCAGCCGCCGGGCACGCTGCGGACCTGGCGGTCGCGGAAGCGCACGGGAGCGGTGCCGACCCGGCGGGTGAACAGGCGGCTGAAGTACGCCGGGTCGTCGTAGCCGACCCGGCGGGCCACCGCCGCCACCGG
This Streptomyces decoyicus DNA region includes the following protein-coding sequences:
- a CDS encoding bifunctional metallophosphatase/5'-nucleotidase produces the protein MSLDRRKFLGRSVVTGAGVALSGAAGVPAAQAVAARGPGRHGHRRERYAFTVMGTTDLHGSVFNWDYATDAEFDDAAHNDVGLAKISTLVDGVRREKGRRNTLLIDAGDTIQGTQLAYYYAKVDPITGPNGPVHPMARAMNAIGYDAAALGNHEFNYGIPVLRKFEESCDFPLLGANAVDAKSLRPAFRPYVLKRLRSPRGREVTVAVLGLTNPGIAIWDKAHVQGKLAFPGLVEQAAKWVPKLRSMGADVVFVAAHSGMSGTSSYGDQLPYVENAAALVAEQVPGIDAILVGHAHVEVPERRVVNKKSGREVVLSEPLKWGQRLTLFDVVVEWRRGRWEVGSVGSRVLNSNAVAEDARITRLLRAEHRKVVAYVNRVIGRSKAEMTAAEAPVKDTPILDFIAFVQAEVVRKALAGSAYASLPVLSQASCFSRTAKVPEGDVTIRSMAALYPFDNTLEARVLTGVQVRAYLEFSARYYVQTAAGGGPVDPSKVTNAEGTPDYNYDVVSGVSYEIDIAKPAGRRIGKLMFDGKPLDDAARFVLAVNNYRASGGGNFPHVAAAEQVWSTSDEIRNLIIGWVQESGQIDPAQFASVDWKLTRDGVPVF
- a CDS encoding SIMPL domain-containing protein; this translates as MSNPTDDTPTPAVPTTGTTPTALPYGTPDTPRLAVRGEARLEVDPEIARIAVTISARGTDRTAALTDLTRRNEQALTLIKSYGDALEKLETGTFSLTPQLTEKGRHERIRAYHGRVTHTATLNDFTTLGELTTRLADLDLTRVDGPWWALRPDSPAHRDARTQAVREAVQRAREYAEALGARLDALLEIADLGAENTAPMAAPAMASHRGYGGAPVQESAPALDLEPQRQAVYANVNARFTMTRPAL
- a CDS encoding ANTAR domain-containing response regulator, translated to MRSPVSAAEPEQPVADDDQSHVPPLTTRVVIAEDEALIRLDLKEMLEEEGYTVVGEAGDGQTAVELAREHRPDLVILDVKMPVLDGISAAEKIAEESIAPVLMLTAFSQRELVERARDAGAMAYLVKPFSKTDVVPAIEMAVSRFTELRTLEQEVADLTQRLETRKLVDRAKSILQTQYGLTEPAAFRWIQKTSMDRRLSMQQVAEAVIEDAEEKKQQKDQ
- the pyk gene encoding pyruvate kinase; translated protein: MRRAKIVCTLGPATDSYEQIKALVDAGMDLARFNLSHGTYADHEARFDRVRKASEETRRSVGILADLQGPKIRLGRFREGPVLLERDDEFTITVEPAVEGDRQICGTTYNGLAADVTTGERILVDDGKVTLEVTGVDGPRVRTKVIEGGMVSDRKGLNLPGVAVSVPALSEKDQDDLRWALRYGADLIALSFVRSGRDIEDVHRIMREEDRFLPVIAKVEKPQAVDNIDDIVAAFDGIMVARGDLGVEMPLETVPIVQKRAIKLAKRNAKPVIVATQMLDSMIDNSRPTRAEASDVANAVIDGTDAVMLSGETSVGKYPTETVKTMSRIVEAAEEDLLAKGLPPLTEANKPRTQGGAVARAAADMGDFLGAKFLVAFTQSGDTVRRLSRYRSPIPLLAFTPDPATRSQLNVSWGVETFLGPTVNSTDEMVAQVDEQLLKIGRCQKGDVVIITAGSPPGVPGSTNLVRVHHIGEDDSPK
- a CDS encoding ABC transporter ATP-binding protein, translating into MTALLEVEDLRVAYGKIEAVKGISFSVEAGQAVTLIGTNGAGKTTTLRTLSGLLKPLAGKITFDGEPLNGVPAHKIVERGLAHSPEGRRLFPRLTLAENLKLGAFLRKDADGIEKDIQRVYELFPILGERSKQASGTLSGGEQQMLAMGRALMSRPKLLMLDEPSMGLSPIMMQKIMETIRELRSQGTTILLVEQNAQAALSLADQGHVMEIGRIVLSGSGPSLLHDESVRKAYLGED